The following DNA comes from Cryobacterium psychrophilum.
TACTGGCGGCCCCGAGCACGCCATTACTCAAAGTGTTCCACGACCCACCTGAGAAACTCGGCGTGCACGTCAACGACTTCCTCGCCACCAACGTCGTCGTCCGCATTTTCACTATCGGAGGCGTCGTCGACAAGATCGCACGCGTCATCACTCGCCGCCTCCCGAAGTTCCCCATTCTCGGAGCTCTCTGTTCCACACCGCATCGTCACCGGCTGCGCCCGAGAACACGGGGTCGATGAAGGCGATAACCTCGGCGAGTTGCTCCTCGAACAATTCACGGCATCGGCTCTCGAGTTCGTTCTTACGTCGCCACGCCGACCACTTCGGTTGCGCGATATCTCCGTAACCGGCGGTCACGTCCGAGAGCGGGCCGAGGCTCACGCCGCGATGCCGAGCGACGCCTTCTGCCGCCGTGCGGAGGTCCCCCGCGCGAAAGGTGAGGGCTCCAGCCAGGCTGCTCAGATCCAGGAAATCCCGCCATCCGGTGCTCGTCACACCTCGTTGAAGGACAGTGACCGCCTTTTCGGCGATCACTGTCTCGGGAGGGTGGCCGGAAATTGCAAAATCCCCACCAAGGAGACGCGGGAGGCGCACGAGGCGAGGTGCTGGCCAAATCGGGTCGCCGATACTGATGTCGAGATGCAGATTGACTCGAGCAGTGTGGACTCGAGTGGGAACATGTACGCGAAGG
Coding sequences within:
- a CDS encoding nucleotidyl transferase AbiEii/AbiGii toxin family protein; amino-acid sequence: MSDPATIYTALQRLARGQGRATSELLTLYVLERFLERLTLTEYRESFVLKGGVLLAAYRLRRPTRDIDMQAMDFMLDERHLRDVVMEVANVIMDDALVIDTTAIRVEQIRDADEYSGLRVHVPTRVHTARVNLHLDISIGDPIWPAPRLVRLPRLLGGDFAISGHPPETVIAEKAVTVLQRGVTSTGWRDFLDLSSLAGALTFRAGDLRTAAEGVARHRGVSLGPLSDVTAGYGDIAQPKWSAWRRKNELESRCRELFEEQLAEVIAFIDPVFSGAAGDDAVWNRELREWGTSGGGE